One Triticum dicoccoides isolate Atlit2015 ecotype Zavitan chromosome 5B, WEW_v2.0, whole genome shotgun sequence genomic window carries:
- the LOC119310191 gene encoding probable carboxylesterase 7 — MPISAPESSRRLLWAALLVAPLAAVLYQFPIQIPRAPYTKAVPATAAMDAGAGQELEYDMPGVLRVHKSGRVERFDGVETVPPCPSGDPANGVASKDVVLDPAANISARLYLPSAVAAAEPGKKFPVVIFFHGGAFFVHTAASPLYHRYCASLAAAVPAVVVSVDYRLAPEHPIPAAYDDALAALKAVVGACRPDGAEPWLAAHGDASRVVLAGDSAGANMAHATAIRLGKERIDGYGDKVSGVALLNPYFWGKEPVGGEPTDGGYRGGFERAWEVICSGKFGPDHPYINPAASPEEWRQLGSGRVLVTTAEHCWFVERARAYAEGIKACGWDGELQFHEAKGEAHVYFLPKYDSDTAVKELAMVADFVRRC, encoded by the coding sequence ATGCCAATTTCTGCTCCGGAATCATCGCGACGATTGCTGTGGGCAGCTCTCCTCGTCGCTCCGCTCGCCGCTGTGCTCTACCAGTTCCCGATCCAAATCCCCCGCGCCCCGTACACAAAGGCCgtccccgccaccgccgccatggacgccggcGCCGGGCAGGAGCTTGAGTACGACATGCCGGGCGTCCTGCGCGTGCACAAGAGCGGCCGCGTCGAGCGCTTCGACGGCGTCGAGACCGTCCCGCCCTGCCCCTCCGGGGACCCCGCCAACGGCGTCGCTTCCAAGGACGTGGTCCTCGACCCCGCGGCCAACATCTCCGCCCGCCTCTACCTCCcatccgccgtcgccgccgcggagCCAGGCAAGAAGTTCCCCGTCGTCATCTTCTTCCACGGCGGCGCGTTCTTCGTCCACACCGCCGCCTCCCCGCTCTACCACAGGTACtgcgcctccctcgccgccgcggTCCCCGCGGTCGTCGTGTCGGTCGACTACCGTCTCGCCCCGGAGCACCCCATCCCGGCCGCCTACGACGACGCCCTCGCGGCCCTCAAGGCGGTCGTCGGCGCGTGCCGCCCCGACGGCGCCGAGCCCTGGCTCGCCGCGCACGGCGACGCCTCCCGCGTCGTCCTCGCGGGCGACAGCGCCGGCGCCAACATGGCGCACGCCACGGCGATACGGCTGGGGAAGGAGCGCATCGACGGCTACGGCGACAAGGTCAGCGGCGTGGCGCTCCTGAACCCCTACTTCTGGGGGAAAGAGCCGGTGGGCGGGGAGCCGACCGACGGAGGGTACCGCGGCGGCTTCGAGCGCGCGTGGGAGGTCATCTGCAGCGGCAAGTTCGGGCCCGACCACCCGTACATCAACCCGGCGGCGTCCCCGGAGGAGTGGAGGCAGCTCGGGAGCGGCCGCGTTCTGGTCACCACGGCGGAGCACTGCTGGTTCGTGGAGCGGGCGCGCGCGTACGCGGAGGGGATCAAGGCGTGCGGGTGGGACGGCGAGCTCCAGTTCCACGAGGCCAAGGGCGAGGCGCATGTCTACTTCTTGCCCAAGTACGACTCCGACACTGCCGTCAAGGAGCTCGCCATGGTGGCGGATTTCGTCAGGCGCTGTTAA